One window of the Granulicella arctica genome contains the following:
- a CDS encoding TIGR03435 family protein, whose amino-acid sequence MRKCILSSLQIVMVAGLIWRAAQAQQLAAPPQPAFGAASIRPSHLTPGCFSMLPPGGSQYELTCVPLRILIQMAYKLNYIDGGDGAVDAYYDLRATAADGSPLTPDSVRPMMQQLLNERFHLKVHPGKRELSGYGLFVSKNGPKLHAVAADSVTQGQKAGEPSQNFISSGRVQGRGVTLSGLAGLLALVEHTPVVDHTGLSGTFNVDLTYAPDSSTDTDLPSFFTALEEQLGLRLKPEKVSVDTLVIDHVDETPTSN is encoded by the coding sequence ATGCGCAAATGTATTCTTAGTTCGTTGCAGATCGTGATGGTCGCAGGGCTCATCTGGAGAGCGGCTCAGGCCCAGCAGCTTGCTGCCCCACCACAGCCTGCATTCGGGGCCGCATCCATTCGACCTTCGCATCTGACGCCAGGGTGCTTCAGCATGCTGCCACCTGGTGGCTCACAGTACGAGCTCACCTGTGTTCCATTGCGTATCTTGATCCAGATGGCGTACAAACTCAACTACATCGACGGTGGTGACGGTGCGGTCGACGCCTACTATGACCTTCGTGCGACGGCCGCAGACGGAAGCCCACTAACACCAGACTCGGTTCGTCCGATGATGCAGCAACTGCTTAACGAGCGGTTCCACCTCAAAGTGCATCCAGGCAAGCGTGAGCTCTCCGGCTACGGTTTGTTTGTAAGTAAGAATGGACCGAAGTTGCACGCTGTCGCTGCGGACTCCGTGACGCAGGGACAGAAAGCGGGTGAGCCCTCGCAGAACTTCATCTCGTCGGGCCGTGTCCAGGGACGCGGTGTGACTCTCAGTGGACTTGCCGGCCTTCTCGCCCTTGTGGAGCACACTCCAGTCGTCGACCACACCGGTCTTTCAGGTACGTTCAACGTCGACCTCACTTACGCGCCTGACAGCAGCACAGACACAGATCTTCCATCGTTCTTTACGGCCCTCGAAGAACAACTCGGACTGAGACTCAAGCCCGAAAAGGTCAGTGTGGATACGCTGGTCATTGACCATGTCGATGAGACACCTACGTCGAACTAG
- a CDS encoding TIGR03435 family protein, protein MKKVILCLLACVVLLGAALQAQDIVGNWQGILKAEKDLRVILIIAKDNGKLKATMYSIDQGSMALGASAVTLDGATLRYKVDMIGGSYEGKLSADGKVLTGTWSQGATPQAIVLARTTKETAWEIPTPPPPAKLMAADADPSFEVATIKPNNTGATSMQQLTLNGRDFQTRASSLADLIAFSYEVQAKQIVGGPDWIFKDRFDVAGVPDQEGAPNPQQVRTMIRKLLAERFKLTFHKDKREMSAFVVSASKGMEKLTPTQMNGSLPGIGMRPATGGMTLMVRNGTIGDFTGFLQTLVLDRPVVDRTGLKSKFDFSVTFLPDETQFNGHSPVAKLADGVEPAPSLIEALSQQVGLKMIAEKTAVEVIAIDHVEQSSAN, encoded by the coding sequence ATGAAGAAAGTTATACTTTGCCTCCTTGCTTGTGTCGTGTTGCTGGGGGCGGCCCTACAAGCACAGGATATCGTCGGTAACTGGCAAGGGATACTGAAGGCAGAGAAAGATCTGCGTGTCATTCTGATCATTGCAAAGGACAATGGAAAGCTAAAAGCCACGATGTACAGCATCGATCAGGGTTCGATGGCTTTAGGGGCTTCTGCGGTGACACTGGATGGTGCGACCCTGAGGTACAAAGTAGACATGATCGGCGGCAGCTACGAAGGAAAACTCAGTGCGGATGGGAAGGTCCTGACAGGAACATGGTCGCAGGGAGCGACACCGCAGGCAATAGTTCTGGCACGCACTACGAAGGAGACAGCCTGGGAGATCCCAACACCTCCTCCTCCTGCCAAGCTGATGGCGGCGGATGCAGATCCGTCCTTTGAAGTCGCTACGATCAAGCCAAATAATACGGGCGCTACAAGCATGCAGCAGCTCACGCTTAATGGACGTGACTTTCAGACCCGCGCCTCGTCTCTCGCAGACCTGATTGCCTTCTCCTATGAGGTTCAGGCAAAACAGATTGTCGGTGGTCCCGACTGGATCTTCAAGGATCGTTTCGACGTTGCGGGTGTGCCAGATCAGGAGGGCGCACCCAACCCACAGCAGGTGAGGACGATGATTCGCAAGCTGTTGGCCGAGCGATTTAAGCTTACCTTCCACAAAGACAAGCGAGAGATGTCGGCGTTCGTCGTCTCAGCCAGCAAGGGAATGGAGAAGCTAACGCCAACCCAGATGAATGGATCGCTTCCTGGAATCGGTATGAGACCCGCGACTGGTGGAATGACGCTAATGGTGCGCAACGGCACGATCGGAGACTTCACCGGCTTTCTGCAGACCCTTGTGCTGGACCGACCTGTCGTGGACAGGACCGGCCTAAAGAGCAAATTTGATTTCAGTGTCACCTTCCTGCCTGATGAAACCCAATTCAATGGTCACTCTCCGGTCGCAAAGCTGGCTGATGGCGTTGAACCGGCTCCAAGCCTGATCGAAGCGCTGTCGCAGCAGGTTGGGCTAAAGATGATCGCGGAGAAAACCGCTGTCGAGGTCATCGCGATCGACCATGTGGAGCAGTCATCTGCAAACTAG
- a CDS encoding TIGR03435 family protein, with amino-acid sequence MTASFRRMIFLVAVLALALPLARAQDMPIMVDTSPKSTIPDASLPQYDVTSVKEHPSGEQMMRIMNKPDGFSCTNIPLKSLVANAYGIRQDLISGGPSWVGSTGFDVEAKVAGADVEAFKKLTPRQRSGLLQALLADRFKLKIHSETKVLPLYDMVIAKGGLKLKASAPVEASAEAVKDPEAARHRGMMTMGPGMFKGEGISIQAVGNQFSYIIHYTVIDKTGLTGTYDVNLKFSPDDAGPPTGDTSAESSPTIFTAVQEQLGLKLNATKGPVETLIIDHAEQPSSN; translated from the coding sequence ATGACCGCTTCTTTTCGTCGCATGATATTTCTTGTTGCTGTTCTTGCGTTGGCTCTCCCACTTGCACGTGCGCAGGATATGCCCATCATGGTGGACACGTCACCGAAGTCAACTATTCCTGATGCCAGTCTGCCACAGTATGACGTGACCTCCGTCAAAGAGCATCCGTCGGGCGAGCAGATGATGCGCATCATGAACAAGCCCGATGGCTTTAGCTGTACCAATATCCCCCTTAAGAGTCTGGTTGCCAACGCGTACGGTATCCGCCAGGATTTGATTTCTGGTGGCCCCAGTTGGGTGGGTTCTACCGGCTTTGACGTTGAAGCGAAGGTTGCTGGTGCCGATGTGGAGGCCTTCAAAAAGCTTACTCCGCGGCAACGCAGTGGACTACTTCAAGCATTGTTAGCGGATCGATTCAAATTGAAGATTCATTCCGAGACGAAGGTTCTTCCTTTGTATGACATGGTCATCGCGAAAGGCGGCCTGAAGCTTAAGGCGTCGGCACCGGTCGAGGCTTCGGCGGAAGCAGTGAAGGACCCGGAGGCGGCCAGGCATCGTGGCATGATGACGATGGGGCCCGGTATGTTCAAAGGAGAGGGCATCTCCATCCAGGCCGTGGGCAATCAGTTCTCCTACATCATCCACTACACGGTAATCGATAAAACAGGTCTTACGGGAACATATGATGTGAATTTGAAGTTCAGTCCTGACGATGCCGGGCCTCCGACAGGCGACACCTCTGCCGAGTCCAGCCCTACGATCTTTACGGCAGTGCAGGAGCAACTCGGACTGAAGCTGAATGCGACGAAGGGTCCGGTCGAGACCCTGATCATCGACCATGCAGAACAGCCTTCCTCAAACTGA
- a CDS encoding TIGR03435 family protein yields the protein MLLLAGIVHLTFFHDPLRGQNSSAPIVVGRDVPTATPAFDVVSIKPNNTGSGNVSTRTSDGHFDASNVSLRMLILNVYDLKENQLTGLPHWAESDRFDIKAKISEPDSAVMKHLTREQRQGMLEVILLDHFQLKFHHELKTLPVYEMVLVKDGPKFKETAAAEMASETGVNGVRAGSISIHNTQLYATGVPLSDLAAQLSGQLHRIVIDKTGLNGKYNLSLAWTPDDTPPGQESTAPTLFTALQEQLGLRLQSTKADVKMFVVDSASLPGDN from the coding sequence ATGTTGTTGTTAGCAGGAATAGTGCACCTTACGTTCTTTCATGATCCGCTGCGAGGACAGAACTCATCCGCTCCCATAGTTGTTGGCCGCGATGTACCCACCGCGACGCCTGCCTTTGATGTCGTATCGATCAAGCCGAATAACACAGGCAGCGGAAATGTCAGTACCCGTACGAGCGATGGTCACTTCGATGCCTCGAACGTTTCCCTGAGGATGTTGATCCTGAATGTTTATGACCTCAAGGAGAACCAGCTTACCGGATTGCCTCACTGGGCCGAATCCGATCGCTTCGATATCAAGGCTAAGATCTCGGAGCCCGATTCAGCAGTGATGAAGCATTTAACGCGGGAGCAACGGCAGGGGATGCTGGAGGTCATTCTGCTCGATCATTTCCAATTGAAGTTCCATCATGAACTAAAGACGCTGCCCGTATACGAGATGGTTCTGGTCAAAGATGGTCCGAAGTTCAAGGAAACAGCCGCAGCGGAGATGGCCAGCGAAACCGGAGTCAACGGTGTACGTGCGGGTAGTATAAGCATCCACAATACTCAACTCTATGCCACAGGTGTACCCCTATCCGATCTGGCTGCACAGCTCTCCGGTCAACTCCATCGCATCGTGATCGACAAAACAGGGCTAAACGGCAAATATAACCTGTCGCTCGCGTGGACACCGGACGATACACCTCCCGGACAGGAGTCAACAGCGCCCACGCTCTTCACGGCGCTCCAAGAGCAGCTGGGCTTGAGGCTGCAGTCAACTAAAGCTGATGTCAAAATGTTTGTTGTTGATTCAGCCTCGCTGCCCGGTGACAATTGA
- a CDS encoding carboxypeptidase regulatory-like domain-containing protein translates to MIDMFLGLRVSRHLRSAFLLTWFAICGSAYASEQHGQVTFNELPVPGATITATQGTKKVSTVSDQDGYYSFADLADGTWKLDVTMSFFAALGQEVTVAPHTAGIKWELKMLTLDQVIAQTKIMKAEAPAVLPPAPINAEKPAAKSGETEAMKAPEEPPASNDGFLVNGSVNNAATSQFTLAQGFGNTRKGSRSLYNGDLGVIYDNSALDARPYSLTGLDTPKSSYSTVTGIATLGGPIRIPHLLPRGPNFFIGYQWTRNRSAATESGLVPTLGQRNTAPIDAVAQALLALYPQPNLSGNANYNYQTAILNNSHQDALQSRLDKSVGRQDEFFGGFAFQSIRADSSSLFGFRDTSGTLGLNANASWQHRMNHGVYTTVGYKFSRLRTLITPYFAGSTNVGGNAGVLGMSQAPTDWGPPTLIFSSGIATLTDAQSAFNRNRTEAVSPSLRYYRGRHNITLGGDFRRQEFNYLTQQDPRGTFTFTGAAKGSDFADFASGTPDTSSIAYGNADKYLRQSVYDAYITDDWRLRPELTINIGVRWEYGAPITELKDRLVNLDVAPHFTAVTPVLASDPVGALTGEYYPDSLLRPDRNAVEPRLGISWRPIPGSSLVARGGYGVYADTSVYQATALQLAQQSPLSNTLQAQNNSSCPLTLVTGLRRQTCTATTPNTFAVDPNFRVGYAQTWQLSLQRDLPAALQMTATYLGVKGTRGVQEFLPNTYPLGGVNPCPSCPSGFVYKTSNGNSTREAGSLQLRRRLRSGLTASMLYTYSKSLDNDSTLGGQGATVSTSSTQSTSSAAAQSSPEASVAQNWLDLRAERGRSTFDQRHLLTTTFQYSTGMGIGGGTLLGGWRGRFYKDWTVGGQIVAGSGLPENPVYLAATNGSGVTGNLRPDRTSTSIYSAGGGRFLNAAAYTAPQPGQWGDAGRNSITGPGSLTFNASLARTFRIVKSYNLDVRVDATNLLNHAVFSSYNTTINPSLVSPVFGLPTSTNPMRSLQTTARLRF, encoded by the coding sequence ATGATAGATATGTTCTTGGGGTTGCGAGTCAGCAGGCATCTCCGTTCTGCCTTCCTGCTTACATGGTTTGCCATATGCGGGTCTGCTTACGCGTCTGAACAACACGGCCAGGTGACATTCAACGAGCTTCCTGTTCCAGGTGCAACCATTACGGCGACACAAGGGACGAAAAAGGTTAGTACCGTCTCCGATCAGGATGGCTACTACAGCTTCGCCGATCTTGCCGACGGCACATGGAAGCTCGATGTCACGATGTCGTTCTTCGCTGCGCTCGGTCAAGAAGTTACAGTCGCACCTCATACGGCCGGCATCAAGTGGGAGCTCAAAATGCTTACGCTTGATCAGGTGATCGCACAGACGAAGATCATGAAGGCCGAGGCACCGGCGGTGCTTCCGCCTGCTCCAATCAACGCTGAAAAACCAGCCGCTAAATCGGGTGAAACTGAAGCGATGAAGGCACCCGAAGAGCCACCGGCCTCAAACGATGGCTTCCTCGTCAACGGCAGTGTGAACAACGCAGCCACCTCTCAGTTCACGCTGGCGCAGGGCTTCGGAAATACCCGCAAAGGGAGCAGGAGCCTCTATAACGGTGATCTTGGTGTCATCTATGACAACTCTGCGCTGGACGCGCGACCTTATTCGCTTACCGGCCTCGATACGCCAAAGTCCTCATACAGTACGGTGACCGGGATTGCGACCTTGGGCGGGCCCATCCGCATCCCGCACCTGCTGCCCCGCGGACCCAACTTCTTTATCGGGTACCAGTGGACACGCAATCGCTCCGCGGCCACCGAATCCGGTTTGGTGCCTACGCTCGGGCAGCGCAATACCGCTCCGATCGATGCGGTGGCACAGGCACTGCTCGCTCTCTATCCACAGCCGAATCTTAGCGGCAATGCGAACTACAACTACCAGACTGCGATTCTCAACAACTCCCATCAGGATGCCCTCCAGTCCAGGCTCGATAAGAGCGTCGGTCGCCAAGACGAGTTCTTCGGCGGCTTCGCTTTTCAAAGTATACGAGCAGACAGCTCGAGCCTCTTCGGTTTTCGAGACACAAGCGGAACCCTGGGCCTGAACGCAAACGCGAGCTGGCAGCATCGCATGAACCATGGTGTATATACCACCGTCGGTTACAAATTCAGTCGCCTGCGCACACTCATCACGCCGTACTTCGCTGGCAGCACTAACGTCGGAGGCAATGCGGGAGTTTTGGGAATGAGTCAGGCCCCAACCGATTGGGGCCCGCCGACGCTCATTTTTTCGAGCGGCATTGCTACCCTTACCGATGCGCAAAGCGCTTTCAATCGAAACCGCACCGAAGCGGTCTCACCGTCTCTCCGCTATTACCGTGGGCGTCATAACATCACGCTGGGTGGGGATTTTCGCAGGCAGGAGTTCAACTACCTGACACAGCAGGATCCACGCGGAACTTTCACCTTTACGGGGGCTGCCAAGGGTTCGGACTTCGCAGACTTCGCCAGCGGTACACCCGATACCAGTTCGATCGCTTACGGTAACGCCGACAAATATCTCCGTCAATCCGTCTATGACGCCTACATCACGGATGACTGGCGACTCCGGCCGGAGTTGACCATCAACATCGGGGTTCGCTGGGAGTATGGTGCACCGATCACGGAACTGAAAGACCGACTCGTCAATCTCGACGTCGCTCCCCACTTCACAGCCGTGACCCCGGTACTCGCCAGTGACCCCGTGGGGGCGCTTACAGGAGAATATTATCCAGACTCTCTGCTGCGGCCTGATCGCAATGCAGTCGAGCCTCGCCTCGGCATTTCATGGCGTCCCATTCCCGGTTCTTCGCTGGTGGCGCGCGGGGGCTATGGCGTCTACGCGGACACCTCCGTCTACCAAGCTACTGCCCTTCAGCTCGCGCAGCAGTCTCCTCTGTCCAATACACTGCAGGCACAGAACAACAGCTCCTGCCCACTCACCTTGGTTACCGGACTTCGCCGTCAGACATGCACTGCCACGACGCCCAACACCTTTGCGGTCGATCCTAATTTTCGTGTCGGCTATGCCCAGACGTGGCAACTTTCGCTACAGCGCGATCTGCCCGCAGCACTCCAGATGACCGCCACCTATCTCGGGGTGAAAGGAACTCGTGGTGTGCAGGAGTTTCTTCCGAACACGTATCCTCTTGGGGGAGTCAACCCTTGCCCCTCCTGTCCGTCAGGCTTCGTCTATAAGACATCAAACGGCAATTCGACGCGTGAGGCTGGCAGTCTGCAACTTCGCCGCCGTCTCCGCAGCGGCTTGACGGCATCCATGCTCTACACCTATTCGAAGTCACTTGACAACGACTCCACGCTCGGCGGACAAGGTGCCACTGTATCGACGTCATCGACGCAAAGCACGTCGAGCGCTGCTGCCCAAAGCTCGCCAGAGGCGAGTGTCGCTCAGAACTGGCTTGATCTACGAGCCGAGCGCGGTCGCTCCACCTTCGACCAGCGCCATCTGCTTACAACTACATTTCAATACAGCACCGGCATGGGTATAGGCGGAGGCACACTGCTCGGCGGTTGGCGCGGCCGCTTCTATAAGGACTGGACGGTCGGGGGTCAGATCGTCGCGGGTAGCGGTTTGCCAGAGAACCCTGTATATCTTGCGGCAACTAACGGCAGCGGCGTAACCGGCAATCTTCGTCCCGACCGCACCTCGACTTCGATCTACTCCGCAGGTGGAGGCCGCTTCCTCAATGCCGCGGCGTACACCGCACCACAGCCAGGGCAGTGGGGAGATGCAGGCCGCAACTCCATCACCGGACCTGGCTCGCTGACCTTCAACGCGTCGCTCGCACGCACCTTCCGGATCGTCAAGAGTTACAACCTCGACGTCCGTGTCGACGCAACCAACCTGCTCAATCATGCCGTATTCAGCAGCTATAACACCACCATCAATCCGTCGCTTGTCAGTCCGGTCTTCGGTCTTCCAACATCGACCAATCCCATGCGCAGCCTGCAGACAACCGCGAGGTTGAGATTTTGA
- a CDS encoding VWA domain-containing protein, with protein MRSFLQLLTLVCLGSASCIAQTIGQNKAPGSSDTLTLSVRTQLVVEAVTVRDKDGKPVEGLTANDFTLTENGIPQKIRFCEHQSLPSTAEPLPAATPKEESLTIYKRLTRTQLAPEAAENLRYKDRRLLALYFDMSAMPPGDQLRALSAAEKFIRTQMTSVDLVSILRYQGGSVDVLQDFSADRNRLLSILETLVIGEGQGSVDSIDDASSADTGAAFGQDDSEFNVFNTDRQLSALQTAAGMLGGLNEKKSLIYFASGLRLSGTDNQAQLHATVDAAIRAGVSFWPIDARGLVAAAPLGDATQGSPGNQGMYSGTAAQANTANFQQSQDTLFSLAGDTGGKALLDYNDLTRGIVNAQQAISDYYILEYYATNATLDGRFRKIKVTVNKPADAKLDFRQGYYAGKEFGKFNVADKERQLEDALMLEDPITELTVAMEINYFQLNRAEYFVPIVVKIPGRELALAKKGGAEHTLIDFVGEIKDIYGGNTVSNVRDNVNIKLTDATAAELANRPIEYESGFTLLPGKYTIKFLARDNETGRIGTYQTNFVIPNLNRETQRVPVSSVVLSGQRVDLKDALYDAMKGKDAAKAAAVNPLIVDGRKLIPSVTRVFNKGRELYVYLQAYEEGTGQAAATSKPIVAYVSFYRDHVKVFETQPLAITSAATAKLATTPLSFNIAVSQLPPGEYDCQVTILDPTSGKATFWNAPLKFVQQHP; from the coding sequence ATGCGCTCATTCTTGCAGCTTCTTACTCTTGTCTGTCTCGGCAGCGCCTCCTGCATTGCCCAAACCATCGGGCAAAATAAAGCGCCTGGCTCCTCTGACACCCTGACGCTCTCCGTGCGTACCCAGCTTGTCGTCGAAGCGGTCACCGTCAGGGACAAGGACGGCAAACCAGTGGAGGGGCTGACAGCGAACGACTTCACCTTGACTGAAAATGGCATACCGCAGAAGATTCGTTTCTGTGAGCATCAATCCCTGCCGAGCACTGCTGAGCCCCTGCCCGCGGCAACACCCAAGGAGGAAAGCCTCACCATCTACAAGCGCCTTACCCGGACACAGCTTGCACCCGAAGCTGCCGAGAACCTGCGGTATAAGGATCGCCGACTGCTCGCACTCTACTTTGATATGAGTGCCATGCCACCAGGGGACCAGCTTCGCGCGTTGAGCGCCGCCGAAAAGTTCATCAGGACCCAGATGACCTCGGTCGATCTCGTCTCCATCCTGCGGTATCAGGGTGGCTCCGTCGATGTGCTTCAGGATTTTTCGGCCGATCGTAATCGCCTCCTCAGCATTCTCGAGACGCTTGTCATCGGCGAGGGGCAAGGTTCGGTGGACTCGATCGACGATGCAAGCAGTGCTGATACCGGCGCTGCGTTTGGCCAAGACGATAGTGAGTTCAATGTCTTCAACACCGATCGCCAACTCTCCGCTCTGCAGACTGCAGCCGGCATGCTGGGTGGCCTGAACGAAAAGAAGTCGCTCATCTACTTTGCAAGTGGGCTGCGGCTGAGCGGCACAGACAACCAGGCCCAACTCCACGCGACGGTCGATGCTGCCATCCGCGCCGGCGTCTCTTTCTGGCCGATTGATGCACGCGGCCTTGTCGCGGCAGCTCCTCTGGGGGATGCGACACAAGGCTCACCTGGCAATCAGGGAATGTACTCCGGCACGGCGGCACAGGCCAACACCGCTAACTTTCAGCAGTCGCAGGATACCCTCTTCTCGCTCGCCGGGGACACTGGGGGCAAGGCCCTGCTCGACTACAACGACCTCACGCGAGGCATCGTTAACGCTCAGCAGGCCATCTCCGATTACTACATCCTCGAGTACTACGCCACCAATGCAACACTCGATGGCCGTTTCCGCAAAATCAAAGTCACCGTCAATAAACCGGCGGATGCAAAGCTGGATTTTCGTCAGGGCTATTACGCTGGCAAGGAGTTCGGAAAATTCAACGTCGCCGACAAGGAGCGCCAACTCGAAGATGCTCTTATGCTCGAAGATCCCATCACGGAACTTACCGTTGCCATGGAGATCAATTACTTTCAGCTCAACCGCGCCGAATACTTTGTCCCAATTGTCGTCAAGATCCCCGGCCGCGAGTTGGCCCTCGCGAAGAAAGGTGGTGCCGAGCACACGCTGATTGACTTCGTTGGAGAGATTAAGGACATCTACGGCGGGAACACAGTAAGCAACGTTCGTGACAATGTAAATATTAAACTAACCGACGCTACTGCGGCCGAGCTGGCGAATCGCCCCATTGAGTACGAGTCAGGCTTTACGCTGCTCCCCGGGAAATACACAATCAAGTTCCTTGCCCGCGACAACGAAACGGGTCGTATCGGAACCTACCAAACGAACTTCGTCATTCCAAATCTAAACCGGGAGACGCAGCGTGTACCTGTGAGCTCCGTCGTTCTGAGCGGTCAACGCGTTGATCTCAAGGATGCGTTATACGACGCAATGAAAGGGAAGGACGCAGCGAAAGCGGCTGCGGTCAACCCTCTGATAGTGGACGGCAGAAAACTTATTCCAAGCGTGACGCGAGTATTTAATAAAGGGCGTGAACTCTATGTCTATCTGCAGGCCTACGAAGAGGGAACAGGTCAAGCTGCTGCCACCTCCAAGCCGATCGTTGCCTACGTCAGCTTCTATCGTGATCACGTGAAAGTCTTCGAGACACAGCCGTTAGCAATCACATCAGCGGCAACCGCAAAGCTTGCCACGACCCCGTTAAGCTTCAACATTGCTGTCTCGCAACTGCCGCCCGGCGAATACGACTGCCAGGTGACGATACTCGATCCTACAAGTGGCAAGGCCACCTTCTGGAATGCACCGTTGAAGTTCGTGCAGCAGCATCCCTAA
- a CDS encoding oxidoreductase: MSKVWFVTGSSRGLGLEIAKAALAAGQKVVATARDASAVMKALGEQENLLALNLDVTKSVDAEAAVNAAIAKFRTVDVLVNNAGYGHFGPFEEASVDDVTNQFNVNLFGAMHVTRAVLPGMRRKKSGRIFNISSIAGLQGFGLSSLYCSSKFALAGWSESMSMELEPLGIQVTCVEPGFFRTEFLGSSSAQYVDAKLPEYESGVKQMRAWLDGKHQTQEGDPRKLAEALLQLVAAEKQPAHLLMGSDAVERMHDRIARDTTETQHWTSVSVSTDF, from the coding sequence ATGAGCAAAGTTTGGTTTGTTACAGGAAGCAGCCGAGGGTTGGGTCTCGAGATCGCAAAGGCCGCATTAGCCGCAGGGCAGAAGGTAGTCGCAACCGCACGCGACGCCAGCGCAGTGATGAAGGCGTTGGGCGAGCAGGAGAATCTTCTGGCGCTGAATCTGGACGTGACGAAGTCGGTCGATGCAGAGGCAGCCGTGAATGCGGCGATAGCCAAATTTCGAACGGTTGATGTCCTGGTGAACAACGCAGGCTATGGGCACTTCGGACCGTTTGAAGAGGCGAGTGTCGATGACGTGACGAATCAGTTTAATGTGAACCTGTTCGGTGCCATGCATGTAACTCGTGCGGTGTTGCCGGGGATGCGCAGGAAGAAGAGCGGACGTATCTTCAACATCTCGTCCATTGCGGGCCTGCAGGGATTCGGCCTGAGTTCGCTGTACTGCAGCAGCAAGTTTGCGCTGGCAGGATGGTCGGAGTCGATGTCGATGGAGTTGGAACCGCTGGGCATTCAGGTCACATGCGTGGAACCGGGTTTCTTCCGCACGGAGTTTCTGGGTAGCAGTTCGGCGCAGTATGTCGACGCGAAGTTGCCGGAGTATGAAAGCGGCGTGAAACAGATGCGCGCGTGGCTGGACGGGAAGCACCAGACGCAGGAGGGTGACCCCAGAAAGCTGGCGGAAGCGTTATTGCAGTTGGTGGCGGCGGAGAAGCAGCCAGCACATCTGCTGATGGGCAGCGACGCAGTGGAGAGAATGCATGACCGTATTGCTCGCGATACGACAGAGACGCAGCACTGGACGTCTGTGTCGGTATCAACTGACTTCTAA
- a CDS encoding AraC family transcriptional regulator yields MQELAAILARHATDNVISTSVPGLTLYHFSRRQSASMPLIYTPMVCVMAQGEKHVALGNRIFRYAANDYLISSLDLPVTGTILRSSEKHPYLSFSLAIEQVALSEMVLNLPALSAAEPACALAIGKVDAPLYDAFLRLVRLLDEPAMIATLAPLITREIFYRLLRGQHGSMLRQPFADSGRTAQIANAIRWIRSHFDEPFSSETLAEAVHMSIPSLNRHFRAVTAMSPLQYQKHIRLQEARRLLIAEGQDAATAAFNVGYASPSQFSREYVRAFGAPPRADAERLRYAPVSAVA; encoded by the coding sequence ATGCAGGAACTTGCAGCCATCCTCGCGCGCCATGCGACCGACAACGTGATATCCACGTCGGTCCCTGGCCTTACGCTCTACCACTTCAGCCGCCGCCAATCCGCGAGCATGCCGCTCATTTACACACCGATGGTCTGTGTCATGGCCCAGGGAGAAAAGCACGTCGCACTCGGCAACCGCATCTTCCGCTATGCAGCGAATGACTATCTCATCTCTTCGCTCGACCTGCCGGTGACAGGCACGATCCTCCGCTCGTCTGAAAAACATCCATACCTCTCTTTCAGTCTTGCGATTGAGCAAGTTGCGCTCTCAGAGATGGTTCTGAACCTACCCGCGCTCTCGGCGGCAGAGCCCGCCTGTGCCCTCGCTATCGGCAAGGTCGACGCACCGCTTTACGATGCCTTCCTTCGTCTCGTCCGCCTCCTCGACGAACCAGCGATGATCGCCACGCTCGCGCCTCTGATCACGCGCGAAATCTTCTACCGGTTACTGCGCGGACAGCACGGCTCCATGCTTCGCCAGCCCTTTGCGGACAGCGGTCGCACCGCGCAGATCGCCAATGCCATCCGCTGGATTCGCAGTCACTTCGACGAACCTTTTTCATCGGAGACACTGGCAGAGGCCGTGCACATGAGCATCCCCTCGCTCAACCGTCACTTCCGCGCCGTGACCGCTATGAGTCCGTTGCAATACCAGAAGCACATCCGCCTGCAGGAGGCCCGTCGGCTCCTCATTGCTGAAGGGCAGGATGCAGCCACAGCAGCCTTCAACGTCGGCTACGCCTCGCCTTCCCAATTCAGCCGCGAATACGTGCGCGCCTTCGGTGCGCCACCCCGCGCCGACGCAGAGCGCCTCCGCTATGCCCCGGTCTCCGCGGTCGCCTGA
- a CDS encoding PDDEXK nuclease domain-containing protein: MFYNFLLKRFVLFDIKIRDADAPGYRSNGHDVLMMDDLKRGSDDNPTVGSSVCQKDASMGQYSVLQENELLFASRYEPVLLSENELRAELGRE; the protein is encoded by the coding sequence GTGTTCTACAACTTTCTCCTAAAACGCTTTGTCCTCTTCGATATCAAAATCAGAGACGCCGATGCACCAGGATATCGGTCAAATGGACATGATGTTCTCATGATGGATGACCTGAAGCGGGGTTCCGATGACAACCCTACGGTGGGATCATCCGTGTGCCAGAAAGACGCTTCCATGGGCCAATATTCAGTTCTGCAGGAGAATGAGCTGCTCTTTGCGAGCCGCTACGAGCCGGTGCTTCTGTCCGAGAATGAATTGAGGGCGGAACTGGGGCGAGAGTGA